One region of Oryza sativa Japonica Group chromosome 5, ASM3414082v1 genomic DNA includes:
- the LOC112938969 gene encoding uncharacterized protein, which produces MEEVVVRRRAWDCGSPLYDSFELASVYGLLDSNLMALPFAERSAELDAAADRAPARRTAAKEQRRRKKAAAAARRTGKAVLRSIFRSVTCSRKL; this is translated from the coding sequence atggaggaggtggtggtgcgcCGCCGGGCATGGGATTGCGGGAGCCCACTGTACGACTCGTTCGAGCTCGCGTCGGTGTACGGCCTCCTCGACAGCAATCTCATGGCGCTGCCGTTCGCCGAGCGGTCCGCGGagctggacgcggcggcggatcgcgctccggcgaggaggacggcggcgaaggagcagaggcggaggaagaaggcggcggcggcggcgaggaggacgggCAAGGCGGTGCTCCGTTCCATCTTCAGGTCCGTCACCTGCAGCAGGAAGCTGTAA
- the LOC4339670 gene encoding ethylene-responsive transcription factor ERF061, with product MDASLRTLPPAIFPGEVRSAVSSLLLSPGGSALDTVFSHLPPPVTIPPLGSSVYYRQSELLRHFAASQAAQAQSATAAASSSSAAAAGLDDGAPRKLYRGVRQRQWGKWVAEIRLPQNRVRVWLGTYDSPETAAHAYDRAAFKLRGEYARLNFPGVMDGRDCPDNLRQLRDAVDAKIQAIRVRMARKRARARRQREESKKSQRAEDAKAATPSRPVASERAASETTTTTTTTSSSYGSPDGVLSMSAASVDGDCPLERMPSFDPELIWEMLNF from the coding sequence ATGGACGCCAGCCTCCGCACACTGCCTCCGGCGATCTTCCCCGGCGAGGTCCgctccgccgtctcctccctcctcctctctcccggcggCAGCGCCCTCGACACCGTGTtctcccacctcccgccgcccgtCACCATCCCGCCGCTCGGCTCCAGCGTCTACTACCGCCAGAGCGAGCTCCTGCGCCACTTCGCCGCGTCGCAGGCGGCGCAGGCGcagagcgccaccgccgccgccagctcttcgtcggccgccgcggcgggtcTCGACGATGGCGCGCCGCGGAAGCTGTACCGCGGCGTGCGGCAGCGGCAGTGGGGGAAGTGGGTGGCCGAGATCAGGCTGCCGCAGAACCGGGTGCGCGTGTGGCTCGGCACCTACGACTCGCCGGAGACCGCCGCGCACGCCTACGACCGCGCCGCGTTCAAGCTCCGCGGCGAGTACGCGCGCCTCAACTTCCCCGGCGTCATGGACGGCCGCGACTGCCCCGACAACCTGCGCCAACTCCGCGACGCCGTCGACGCCAAGATCCAGGCCATCCGCGTCCGCATGGCGcgcaagcgcgcgcgcgcgcgccgccagcGCGAGGAGAGCAAGAAGAGCCAACGCGCCGAGGACGCGAAGGCGGCGACGCCGTCTCGCCCCGTGGCCTCCGAGCGCGCCGCGtccgagacgacgacgacgacaaccacgacgtcgtcgtcgtacggGTCACCGGACGGCGTGCTCTCCATGAGCGCGGCGTCCGTCGACGGCGACTGCCCGCTCGAGCGGATGCCGTCGTTCGATCCCGAGTTGATCTGGGAGATGCTTAACTTCTAG